The following proteins come from a genomic window of candidate division WOR-3 bacterium:
- a CDS encoding FAD:protein FMN transferase: MKSLIKILPLLFLFCQKEKTMERTEIIFGSYFRVKITGEEKVVSKALAEVFSEMKRYNNLFSIFSDSSEVSRLNRNGRLKASGDLLTIIRKAREIGDLTDGAFTITIYPLMEIWGFYQRSYHLPKEEEITEKRNLVGDERVIIKGDSVYLLSGTKIDLGGIAVGYGLDRAYEILKRYGIKKGLIDGGGDILVFGDSYKIGIKDPRREGLIETLNLKDGAVSTSGDYENYFEIEGRRFSHIIDPKTGYPKEGVKSVTVFGKEAIICDALSTALFVLGERGEDYIKKFPGYQAIVYLSDGRRLKW, encoded by the coding sequence CTCTCCTTTTTCTCTTTTGCCAAAAGGAAAAGACGATGGAGCGGACCGAAATAATCTTTGGTAGTTATTTTCGGGTGAAGATAACGGGAGAAGAGAAGGTAGTCTCTAAGGCTTTGGCAGAGGTCTTCTCCGAGATGAAGAGGTATAATAATTTATTCTCTATCTTTTCGGATAGTTCTGAGGTCTCCCGATTGAATCGAAATGGTCGGCTCAAGGCTTCTGGGGATTTGCTCACCATCATCAGGAAGGCAAGAGAGATTGGCGATTTAACGGATGGTGCCTTCACCATCACCATCTATCCCCTAATGGAAATCTGGGGATTTTATCAAAGGTCTTATCATTTACCAAAGGAAGAGGAGATTACCGAGAAGAGAAATTTGGTTGGCGATGAAAGGGTGATAATTAAAGGGGACTCGGTTTATCTTCTCTCGGGGACTAAGATTGATTTGGGCGGGATTGCGGTGGGCTATGGGCTTGACCGGGCTTATGAAATCTTAAAAAGATACGGGATAAAGAAGGGTTTGATTGATGGGGGTGGTGACATTTTAGTCTTTGGTGATTCTTATAAAATTGGGATTAAGGATCCAAGGAGAGAAGGTTTGATTGAGACCTTGAACTTAAAAGATGGAGCGGTCTCCACTTCTGGTGATTATGAGAATTATTTTGAGATAGAAGGGAGAAGATTTTCCCATATTATAGACCCAAAGACCGGTTATCCGAAGGAAGGGGTGAAGAGTGTGACGGTTTTTGGTAAAGAAGCGATAATCTGCGATGCCCTCTCCACTGCCCTTTTTGTCTTAGGGGAAAGGGGAGAGGATTATATTAAGAAATTTCCTGGCTATCAGGCGATTGTCTATTTAAGT